One Misgurnus anguillicaudatus chromosome 20, ASM2758022v2, whole genome shotgun sequence DNA segment encodes these proteins:
- the tmem170b gene encoding transmembrane protein 170B — protein MPPSSSSSSVRSPSRMTRGGSMNKDYSINLSVQQVLSLWVQGTVPTLQHFTEMWYWVFLWCLFSSLFVHSAVGLLMCVTLQRHKRGRLITVVLISVGFLASLTGGVITSAAVAGVYRVAGKDMTPLEALVFGVGQTTFTVIISFSRILATL, from the exons ATGCCTCCATCATCCTCCTCATCCTCAGTGAGATCTCCGAGCAGGATGACTCGTGGCGGCAGCATGAATAAGGATTACTCCATTAATCTGTCGGTGCAGCAAGTGCTCAGTCTCTGGGTCCAGGGCACGGTACCGACCCTACAGCACTTCACAG AGATGTGGTACTGGGTGTTTCTCTGGTGTCTGTTCTCATCTCTGTTCGTCCACAGCGCCGTGGGTCTGCTCATGTGCGTTACGCTTCAGCGTCATAAGAGAGGACGATTGATCACGGTGGTCCTGATCAGTGTGGGCTTCCTGGCATCGCTCACAGGAGGAGTTATCACCA GTGCGGCAGTCGCAGGTGTGTATCGTGTGGCGGGGAAGGACATGACACCATTAGAAGCTCTGGTTTTCGGGGTCGGCCAGACCACATTCACCGTCATAATTTCATTTTCACGGATACTGGCCACGCTCTGA